The segment CGCCCTCGCGGAGGTCGAGCACCTTCTGACCAACGTCACCGTCTCGGCCGATTCCGAGGGCGCGATGGCCCTTGGTCGGACGACCCGGACCGTGGCCTCCGCCGTTGCGACGCTGCTGGCCGTGGACGTTCCCGCGAAGGTCCTCCACTTGACCTATTTGGACGTGGCGGAGGAGGAGGCAGCGCAGATCGCCGGCCTCGTCGCCGGGACAGGCATTGAGGTCCAGCTCAGCCCCGTACTCCTGAACGAACAGGGCTTGATCAGGGCCGGCGGATCGCTCCAGGACTCTGTGAAGCTCAGAGAGGCTGACACGGCGACCCTTGCCGGGCGCTTCCGTCTGTCCAACGCGTACCGGTCCTACCTCGATGATCTGCGTCGGATGCAGCTGTCCGACGACGAGGGCCATCCCTGCCGGTCAGCGACCCTCTACATGTCCGCCGAAGGCGAGATACGACGTTGCCCCTACGGCGTGGACGGGGTCAGCGTCCAGGCCCCGCGTGCCGAGATCAGGGGTTTCCTCGAAGCGCCGTCGAAGGACCGTGTCGGACCCGACTGCGCCGCCATCTGCCGCCCCGCGTCGCACGCCTGCGCGGCGGCCTGAGACCAGGGAGCCATCGTGCACGCACCGGTCTCTGTCACCGACCCGCACAACTTCACCGCCTGCTGGAGGCAGCCGCCGAACTTTCGCCTGCACGTCCCGTTCGACTACCTCTTCATACCCGCCATCGACATACTCGACCACATCCGCCAGGACGAAGAGGTGCGGTTCACCATCCTCGGCGAGGAGGACTGGCAGGTCCGCATGGACCGCACTGCCGCCTTCCGGACGGCCCCGGTCGAGGAGATCAGCACCTGGCCCTTCCGCCTGGTGCACTTCAACCTCTCCCGGTTCTACGGCGAACTCCTGGACGGCTTCCAGGACGAGGTCGTGATCCCCTGGCGCACGTACCTCGCCTCCCAGGGATTCACCTGGCAGCGGTGCGCGCCTATCCTCTTCCTGTCCTCTCAGGGGGCCACGTCGACGTACCACAACGACAACTCGCACGGCCTCGTCTGGCAGGTCCACGGCACCAAGACCTTCCACAGCTACCACAACCCCGACAAGCACCTGTCGGCCGAAGCCGCCGTCCTCGGTGAGACCACAGCCGAGGAACCGCCGGCCCACGACGAGACGGACCGGCAGTCCGTGACCATGCACCCCGGTGACCAGCTGTGGAGCCACGCCCTGACCCCGCACTGGGTCACCACGGAGTCTCCGCTCGCCCTCAGCGTCACGTTGTCCCACGGCGGCCTGTGCCACCAGGGCCGCTACGCCGACCGCGAGCTCGCCCTCCGGTCCCACTGGGACAAGAACCCGGCCGAAGCATGGGCCCTCGACCTGGGCCACACCCGCTACTGATCACCCCGTGCTGCTGCCCCCCACCGCCAGTCGGCGGTGGGGGGCAGCAGCACGTACGCACTCAATCAGGGAGTCAGGCGGTTCGGGCCGCGGAAGAGGAAGGCCGCCTCGCGGATGGAGTCCAGACCGAGCATGACCATGAGGATCCGTCCGAGGCCGGCGCCGAGGCCGCCGTGGGGCGGGCAGCCGAACCGGAAGATGTTCAGGTAGTCCTGCATCGGCTCGGTGTTCATGCCCTTCTCCTCCGCCTGCTTCAGCAGGACGTCGGAGCGGTGCTCGCGCTGGGCGCCGGTGGTGACCTCCAGGCCCTTCCACAGCAGGTCGAAGCTGAGCGTCAGGTCCGACCGGTCCGCCGGGCGCATGTGGTAGAAGGGCCGGATGCTCGCCGGGTAGTGCGTGATGAACGCGAACTCGTGCCCGGTCTGCTCCTTCATGTGCGCGGCGATCCGACGCTCACCGTCCGGGTCCAGGTCCTCCTTCACCCCCTCCGGGTCCCAGCCGCCAGCCCGCAGGACCTCCTGAGCCTCGGCCATCGTGATCCGCGGGAACGGCGTCTCCGGCACCGCCACCTCAACCCCGAAGACCTCCCGGATCCGCTCCCCGTGGATCTCGGCGACCTTAGCGATGGCGTGCGCCAGCATCCGCTCCTCGAAGACCATCACGTCCTCGACGTCGTCGATCCACGACAGCTCCACGTCCACGCCGGTGAATTCGGTCGCGTGCCGCGAGGTGTACGACGGCTCGGCCCGGAAGACCGGCCCGATCTCGAAGACCCGGTCGATGCCGGCCGCCACCGCCATCTGCTTGTAGAACTGCGGCGACTGGGCCAGATAGGCCGACCGGTCGAAGTACCCGAGCTTGAACACCTCCGCCCCGGACTCCGAGGCGGTCCCCATCAGCTTCGGGGTGTGCATCTCCGTGCAGCCGTGCTCCATGGCGTACTCGCGCAGTCCCTCTTCCAAGGTCGTCTGCACGGTGAACACGAGCTGCGCGGTCTCGCGCTTGCGGACGTCGAGGAACCGCCAGTCGAGCCGGTGCTCGGGCCCGGTCTGCTCGTCGATCGGCAGCGGCGTCTCCGCCAGGTTCAGCACCTCGACCGACTCGGGGACGAGCTCCAGACCGCCGAGCTTGACCTGGGCCGCGTCCACGACGCGGCCGGTGATCCGGACGGCGGACTCCGGGGTGAGGGACTCGAGGACAGCCTCCAGCGGGCCGCCGTCGCGCTTGTGGGTCACCTGGACCATGCCAGCGTGGTCGCGCAGGATCACGAACTGCATCTTCCGCTGCAGCCGGAGTGCGTTTACCCAGCCGGACACGGAGACGGTCTGGTCGAGGTGGCCACGTAGGTCAGAGGTCAGAACGCGGCTCGTAGTGTGGATCATCGCAGCCCTCCAGGGGGCGTCGTCATGATCCCTTGGGAGCGTGGGCGAGAAGGGTACTCGCGGTGCCACCACGCCTTTGCCACCGCCAGACAGCGGCGGCCTCATTCAGCCCGATGACGGCGGCAAACCGGCGGGGCATTGGGCCATAGGGCCGTTCCTCCCCGCGCTCAGGAGGGTCTTCACCTCGGGCGCGAGTCCGCCTTCCCAGCTACCGGCGGCTCTCTCTGCTCGCGTGATCCTTGGCTACTCGTCTCCATCTACGCGTTGCCCACCACGATAGGGAGCGTGAAGGGCCCCTGCAACGCAATCACCGTGACGGCGAAGACTTGGCCGAATGACGATCATCGACAGAGCTGCGCACACGCCGCTGTCCCCGGCATGTCGGCGACGGCTGAACTCAGGTCCTGGATCACTTTCCGTATCAAGCTGACGGACAGCCACCGGCAGGGCCGGGCGGACGCCGGGTCATGCGGCGAGGAGTACGCGCTTGCGCAGGAGGCCGCCGGCATGGCCAGCCCGATCGTGGAGACGCTCGAGCAGCAGAATGCGGGAACATCACCATTCTGGTTGTAGGCGCTCGGTAGGACCGGTACGACGGTCACCATGTACCGATGGTCGCCGCTCAACGATCGACAGCTGGCCTTGCTCACTCGCATTGGAGAGGGAACGGATCCCGTCACCTCGGCAAGCCCGGAACTCGCCCACACCGCGCGTGCCCTCAAAGGCCGGGGCCTCATCACCATGCCCAAGCACGGTGGGAAGTGGCGAGCGGAGATCACTGATGGCGGCCGCTTCTATCTGGAACACGGACACCACCCCGACCGGCCCGAGCCAGCCCCGCGCAAGCAACGACCATTAGCCGTCGAGCCGAAGCCAGAGGTTGCGCCCTCTCCCCGTCAGCGGGCGACACCCCCGCCCGAGGCGAAGCCAGCGCCAGCGCGCCCCGCGAAACCGCCACGGCAGTCGCCGGTGGAAATCGGCACTGCTTTGATCGCGGAGGTGCAGAAGGCCGGCCGGTTCCTCCGGATCCCGGATCCGAACGCCGAAGAGCGGGCCCGCTATCGCCGAGCGTTCGACGCCGCGCGGCAGTGCGCACCAAAGGGCTACCACCTGAAATACAGCGGTCGGGCGAAGGGAGACTTCTTCCTCGGCCTGCTGCGGGCGACGGGCGAGGACGACACCGAGTGGAACCGAATCCGCCTGGCGCGCAGCCGTGTGATCACCGACGTCGAGGACGTGATCGCAGCGGTCACCGCGGATCACAGCGCCTTCGAGATCTCGGACGAGGTCCTCCCACGGGTGCTTTCTCTCCTTCGGCTCCTCGCCGAGCAGGCCCTCGCGCGGCACGGCGATATCGCGGTGTCGAAGAAGCGCAGGCAGGTGCGGCCGCTGCTAACGGTCCACGGCAGGACGTACGAGATCAGATTCAAGGAACGGCAGAAGCAGGTCCGGTACGTGCCCACGCAGCCGGGCCGGCGGACGTACGAATGGCAGCGGGTCACCCCGGCCCACCGGCTCGAACCGTCCGGCGAGCTGGAGCTGCAGGTGGCCCAGCAATCGGGGTACAGCTACGGCTACCGCTACGGCTGGACGAAGGAATGGTCCGACACCGCCAAGAAGCCGTTGGAGGACCAGATCGACGCCGTCCTCCGAGCGCTGAAGGCCCGCGCGGAGGAAGAGGAGCAGGCCCGGCTGGCGCGGGAGGCGGAACAACAGCGTCAGCGGGAGGAGCGGGAGCGTCAGGAGGAGGAACGCCGCCTGCGAGAGGTCCAGGAAGAAGAGGAGCACCGCCGGCGGAAGGCGGAGAAGAAGGAGCGCACGCGGCGAGAATGGGAAGCGGCGGTCAGCGTCGCGACGATCAAGGCAGTGGACGCCGTACGGGTCGACCGGTTCGGCACCGCCTTGGCGCAGTGGCGGGCCGCAGGGGAGATGCGGGCCTTCTGCGCCGCGCTCGACGAGGCCGCCTCCACCTCGGACGACGCCCACGAAGCCGAGCGGCTCCGCGAGTGGTCAGCGTGGGGGAAGGCGGAGGCTGACCGGCTCGACCCGACCGTGGCTGGCAGAAGCCTGACCGGCCACAGCCTCCACGCCGAACCCACGGGCGACCAGCTGCGGCCGTTCCTCGACGGCTGGCATCCGCAGCGGCCGGAGAAAGAGAAGCCTCCGAAGCAGGAAGAACCCAAGGCGGAGGCCGAGCCGCCCAAGCCGGCGCCGGAGCGGTGGCGCGGCTTCACCGACGAACGTCTGGATCAAGGCTGGAGATATGGACCCCGAGGTCGCGCTCAATGGTGGAGGCGATGACGCCGTGCCCGCGGTCGCGTAGGGCCTTCACCGATTTCTCCACGAGCTTCCCGAGCCGGACGACCTCCTCGCGCAGGGCGACCAGCTCGTCGTAGCGCTCGGCCTTGTCCTGACCACACCACTCACGGACGGTCCGCAGGACGGCCGCTTCCGCGTCCAGCTTGCGGTCGTCCCGGCGGCTGTAGGAGTACCAGGAGGACTGCGTGCGCTCCTGATCGATGGCCTGCTGCCTGCGGTCCACCTCCGGAAGGATGTCCTCGGCAAGACGCCCGGCCACGAGGCGCGCGATGCGCTCAGTGACCGGCCACCCTGCCAGACACCTGCTGTAGCGGTTCTCGTAGACCATCGGATCGCCTCGCAGCTCCGCGGGATCCATGCCGACAAGGGGAGCGCTGCCGTCGAGACTGCCCATCTCCAGGATCCCTGCGTCCGCGACACTGCGCCGCAGCCGCAGCTTGCTCTTCGGGCGGACGAACCCGAGGATCAACCGTGCGGCCTCGAAGTCGGCACTCCCCCGCACATGCCGCGACGCCTCGGCCAGAGCGAGCTCGCTCGCGTCGTCCGCACGAAACGCCGCGACGTCCTCCCAGCGCGCCACGAGGGAAGTCGCGTCGACCCACTCCTGCAGTCCGGCGTCGTCACCGTCGAGGAACCGCACGTGGAGCCAATCAGCCCGGCCACGACCGCCTACCCGTACTACCTCGACCCGACGAACCGGGCCGCCCAGC is part of the Streptomyces sp. NBC_00250 genome and harbors:
- a CDS encoding PE-PGRS family protein, with the translated sequence MEMGEHWAYRARPKELGGPVRRVEVVRVGGRGRADWLHVRFLDGDDAGLQEWVDATSLVARWEDVAAFRADDASELALAEASRHVRGSADFEAARLILGFVRPKSKLRLRRSVADAGILEMGSLDGSAPLVGMDPAELRGDPMVYENRYSRCLAGWPVTERIARLVAGRLAEDILPEVDRRQQAIDQERTQSSWYSYSRRDDRKLDAEAAVLRTVREWCGQDKAERYDELVALREEVVRLGKLVEKSVKALRDRGHGVIASTIERDLGVHISSLDPDVRR
- the aspS gene encoding aspartate--tRNA(Asn) ligase codes for the protein MIHTTSRVLTSDLRGHLDQTVSVSGWVNALRLQRKMQFVILRDHAGMVQVTHKRDGGPLEAVLESLTPESAVRITGRVVDAAQVKLGGLELVPESVEVLNLAETPLPIDEQTGPEHRLDWRFLDVRKRETAQLVFTVQTTLEEGLREYAMEHGCTEMHTPKLMGTASESGAEVFKLGYFDRSAYLAQSPQFYKQMAVAAGIDRVFEIGPVFRAEPSYTSRHATEFTGVDVELSWIDDVEDVMVFEERMLAHAIAKVAEIHGERIREVFGVEVAVPETPFPRITMAEAQEVLRAGGWDPEGVKEDLDPDGERRIAAHMKEQTGHEFAFITHYPASIRPFYHMRPADRSDLTLSFDLLWKGLEVTTGAQREHRSDVLLKQAEEKGMNTEPMQDYLNIFRFGCPPHGGLGAGLGRILMVMLGLDSIREAAFLFRGPNRLTP
- a CDS encoding radical SAM protein, encoding MSTPARTALVSTAGHCKVACGFCFRADRAHGFLSIDTYTRALSRLKETGVEGVCLTGGEPTHHPQLRQLVRLAHQFGMAVSMVTSARTEAEVTALAEVEHLLTNVTVSADSEGAMALGRTTRTVASAVATLLAVDVPAKVLHLTYLDVAEEEAAQIAGLVAGTGIEVQLSPVLLNEQGLIRAGGSLQDSVKLREADTATLAGRFRLSNAYRSYLDDLRRMQLSDDEGHPCRSATLYMSAEGEIRRCPYGVDGVSVQAPRAEIRGFLEAPSKDRVGPDCAAICRPASHACAAA